In Sulfuricurvum sp., the genomic stretch GCGATAGCTATTGTGAGCGATGAAGAGATAGAGACATTTAAAACGGGATTGGATAAAAAAGGGCGTGCGATGATCGGTGTAGATGTTGAGCTAAGAGATGAGAGTGAAGTTGTGGTGTGTATCGGAAGATTTACGTGGTTTGTGCAAATGATGGATGGAGAATAAGATGATTATTCAAAACAGTACCATCAATGACATCGACGAGATTTTTAGACTCTACAAAATAGCGACTGATTTCCAAAAGTCCAAGTTTTTCGTCCATTGGCCAGAGTTTAAACGGGAGCTGATCGAGACGGAGATAGGTGAGAGCCGACAATGGAAGATGATGATTGATGGACGTATAGCGTGTATCTGGGCGACGACGTTTAATGACCCGCAGATATGGGGAGAACGTGACCGCGATCCCGCACTCTATATCCACCGTATCGCAACCAATCCTGATTTTAGAGGCAATAATTTCGTAGCCCGAATCGTCGAGTGGGCTGAACAATATGCGCGAGAAAATGATAAAAGCTACATTCGGATGGATACCATCGGCGAAAATAGAGGACTGATAGAACATTATAAAAAATGTGGGTTCGAATATCTAGGGTATCACAAACTGGATTCTATCGAAGGATTA encodes the following:
- a CDS encoding N-acetyltransferase, which gives rise to MIIQNSTINDIDEIFRLYKIATDFQKSKFFVHWPEFKRELIETEIGESRQWKMMIDGRIACIWATTFNDPQIWGERDRDPALYIHRIATNPDFRGNNFVARIVEWAEQYARENDKSYIRMDTIGENRGLIEHYKKCGFEYLGYHKLDSIEGLPEHYALADACLFERKIVK